Proteins from one Mustela erminea isolate mMusErm1 chromosome 20, mMusErm1.Pri, whole genome shotgun sequence genomic window:
- the PVRIG gene encoding transmembrane protein PVRIG isoform X1 — MDRPRAPVLLSALLTFCITAGTPEVWVQVHREAAAAPTFTVRCGFLGSGSISLVTVSSGGPDGAGGTRLAVLHPEFGIQQWSPVRRAHWETKTSISLAVEGCEGRSSGANTTFCCKFVSFPEGSQEACGSLFLSTDQGLPAPTPAPMLRADLAGIFGVSGLLLFGCVYLLHLLHRQRHWSVSKAQPPLASPQPQARARAAGQVPLVSLRAPCTAVPASRYCPATLDLVLPRQPPARWAPLPASTRNSFVSVENGLYAPAGERPFQAGPNLVPFPDSLGHRAAEGHLGVR, encoded by the exons ATGGACCGGCCCCGGGCCCCAGTCCTGCTGTCGGCGCTGCTGACGTTCTGCATCACTGCTG GGACTCCTGAGGTGTGGGTGCAGGTGCACCGGGAGGCCGCCGCGGCCCCGACCTTCACCGTCCGCTGCGGATTCCTGGGCTCTGGCTCCATCTCCCTGGTGACTGTGAGCTCGGGGGGGCCTGATGGGGCCGGAGGGACTAGGCTGGCCGTTTTGCACCCAGAATTCGGCATCCAGCAGTGGTCCCCGGTCCGCCGGGCCCACTGGGAGACCAAAACCAGCATCTCCCTCGCTGTGGAAGGCTGTGAGGGGAGAAGCTCCGGCGCTAACACCACCTTCTGCTGCAAGTTTGTTTCCTTTCCCGAGGGCTCCCAGGAGGCCTGCGGGAGCCTCTTCCTCAGCACAGACCAAG ggctccctgccccgACGCCAGCTCCCATGCTGCGGGCGGACCTGGCCGGGATCTTTGGGGTGTCGGGGCTCCTCCTCTTTGGCTGTGTCTACCTCCTCCACCTCCTGCATCGGCAGAGGCACTG GTCTGTCAGCAAGGCCCAGCCGCCCCTCGCCAGCCCCCAGCCACAGGCGCGAGCAAGG GCGGCCGGTCAAGTCCCCCTGGTCTCTCTGCGCGCGCCCTGCACCGCCGTCCCCGCCAGCCGCTACTGCCCGGCCACTCTGGACCTGGTGCTCCCGCGCCAGCCGCCGGCCCGCTGGGCACCCCTGCCCGCCTCGACTCGCAACAGCTTCGTCTCCGTGGAGAACGGACTTTATGCTCCGGCCGGAGAGAGGCCTTTCCAAGCTGGCCCCAACCTCGTCCCTTTCCCGGACTCTCTGGGGCACAGGGCCGCGGAGGGGCATTTAGGAGTTCGATGA
- the PVRIG gene encoding transmembrane protein PVRIG isoform X2, with product MDRPRAPVLLSALLTFCITAEFGIQQWSPVRRAHWETKTSISLAVEGCEGRSSGANTTFCCKFVSFPEGSQEACGSLFLSTDQGLPAPTPAPMLRADLAGIFGVSGLLLFGCVYLLHLLHRQRHWSVSKAQPPLASPQPQARARAAGQVPLVSLRAPCTAVPASRYCPATLDLVLPRQPPARWAPLPASTRNSFVSVENGLYAPAGERPFQAGPNLVPFPDSLGHRAAEGHLGVR from the exons ATGGACCGGCCCCGGGCCCCAGTCCTGCTGTCGGCGCTGCTGACGTTCTGCATCACTGCTG AATTCGGCATCCAGCAGTGGTCCCCGGTCCGCCGGGCCCACTGGGAGACCAAAACCAGCATCTCCCTCGCTGTGGAAGGCTGTGAGGGGAGAAGCTCCGGCGCTAACACCACCTTCTGCTGCAAGTTTGTTTCCTTTCCCGAGGGCTCCCAGGAGGCCTGCGGGAGCCTCTTCCTCAGCACAGACCAAG ggctccctgccccgACGCCAGCTCCCATGCTGCGGGCGGACCTGGCCGGGATCTTTGGGGTGTCGGGGCTCCTCCTCTTTGGCTGTGTCTACCTCCTCCACCTCCTGCATCGGCAGAGGCACTG GTCTGTCAGCAAGGCCCAGCCGCCCCTCGCCAGCCCCCAGCCACAGGCGCGAGCAAGG GCGGCCGGTCAAGTCCCCCTGGTCTCTCTGCGCGCGCCCTGCACCGCCGTCCCCGCCAGCCGCTACTGCCCGGCCACTCTGGACCTGGTGCTCCCGCGCCAGCCGCCGGCCCGCTGGGCACCCCTGCCCGCCTCGACTCGCAACAGCTTCGTCTCCGTGGAGAACGGACTTTATGCTCCGGCCGGAGAGAGGCCTTTCCAAGCTGGCCCCAACCTCGTCCCTTTCCCGGACTCTCTGGGGCACAGGGCCGCGGAGGGGCATTTAGGAGTTCGATGA